GTCGGTCGCTTGTGTACGGTTGTCACCGCCGGTGGCGGAACCGGCCATCTTGACCTTGCGGCGTACCACGTCAAGTGGCGGCTTATTGTCCTTCCGCCCTGTTGCAAATCCGCCGAATGGGCCGGAACCAACGCCGGTGGCGGCGCGTTGACGAAGCAACAGCATCCACTGAGGAGTTCGGGATCATGAGCCGCGCCATGCCGTTCCCCGTCCGCCAGATTGCCCTCGCCAGCTTCGTCCTGACCTTCGCCGCGCTCCTTGCCGGTTGCAACACGATCGAAGGGGCCGGGCAGGATGTCCAGGCCGGCGGACGGGCCGTCGAACGCGCCGCCGAGTGACGCGCGCCCCCTTTTCAACCACGAAAGAGACACCCGCATGAGCGACCCCATGCATCCGGAGCGCCCGACCGAGGTGCCGCCCCCGAGCAACCCGAATCCTCCGCAGCCGGACCGTCCGACCGCGCCGGACCCCTACCCGGTTCCCGAGAATCCGGACACGCCGCCGGAGATGCCGCCGCCGGCGGATCAGCCGGTTCCCGGCATGCCGTCACCGACCCAGGCGTAAGGCGCCGGGCGGGTCGACGGTCAGCGATACGCCGTTTCAGGAAAGGCCGGTGCCCCAGGGCATCGGCCTTTTTCCTTGTTCGGGTTTCGATGAATCGAAGTCGAAGATTCGAATCTTGAAACAACACCGAAACACATGGGCAACAAGCATCAAGGGACCGTGGCAAAATTTGGCGCCGAGACGTTAAGTGTTTTTTTACCTTTCCCTTTACCCCACCTTAATGTTAACGATTTGTTAATCATTGAGGAGGGGCAACCATGGCCAGGTTTTCGGGAACCAACGCCGCCGAACGCTATCTCGGCACCGACTCCGCCGACACGGTCTATGGCAATGGAGGAAATGATTCGCTCTCCGGAGGTCTCGGCAACGATTTTCTGGATGGTGGGCTCGGGAACGACTGGCTTGGCGATCCCTACGCCGGCGATCCGGGCAACGACCGCATGTACGGGCGCCAGGGCGACGACCAGCTGTTCGGCGGGGCCGGCAACGACTGGCTGGACGGCGGATCGGGCAACGACACGGTGAAGGGCGGACGCGGCGACGACACGCTGGTGGGCGGAACCGGGGACGACTGGCTGATCGACACGCTGCGCGACGACGGGTCCGACATCTTCCTGCCCGGAGCCGGCAACGACCACATGGTGAGCTACCGCGACGGCGCGACGGACATCTTCCGCTTCGACGTGGCGCCGGGCGGCTTCGGCACCGACGACATCGCCTATTTTGAAGCGGGGGTCGACCGCCTTGAGTTCCGCGGCTTCTCCGCCGCCGACCTGACCGTCTCCACCACCGCCACCAGCACGGCCTTCGGGTTCCGCGACGGGTCGTCGCTGACCGTGGACTCGGTGGGGTTGGTGTCCGGCCGCGACTATGTCTTCACCTGACTTGATGTTCGCCTGATTGGCCCCCTCACCTGAAGGAAGTACCGCAGGCATGAGGGACTGATGGCGCAAGGGGCGTGGCCGGGTTCGGCCGCGCCCTTTTCCGATCCTCCCCGCGACCCCTCCGCTCCGCTGCCGCGTTATAGCCTTGCCCACGCGACGGAGGAGCCACGCATGAACCATCGACGCTTCACCCCCCGCCCCGCCACCCGGCTGCTGGCCGTCGGCGCCCTGGCCGCGCTCGCCGCCTGCGCGGAAACCGGTGCCGCGCAACGCCCCATGGCGCAGATGTCCCCCTTGGAACTGGTCGGGCTGACGGTGCAGTCCATTCCCGAAAACCGCATCCTGGGTGCGGTGGAGGACGTCGTCCTCACCCCGGCCCGCGAGCCGGTCCAGCTCGTGGTGGCGAGCGGCGCGCCGGTCCATCCGGTGAAGCGCCATGTGACGCTGGACTCCGGGCAACTGCGCTACTCGGAAGAGCGGCAGGCGCTCGTCCTCACCGGCATGAGCGCCGATCAGTTCGACGCCCTGTTCGCCACGCCCGCCGCCATGGCTCCGGCCCTTGCCCCCACGCCCGGCAACCCGGCGGACGCCACCAACTGGAATCGCGCCACCGCCCCGCGCTGATCGCCCTTTCGGCCAGACCGTGCGGGAAGGCTCCGGTGACGGGGCCGCAGGGTCTGGCCGGCGCTCATCTTTTCGCCTTTTTTATGTTATGATATAACGTTACTTTTCTCCGGTGTTGTTTGGCGGCATGCGGCAACGGAGTGACGATGATCAAGGGCATGGATGCGCCGGGCGTTCCGGCGGGCTTCGAGGCGGCGCTGGACCTGGTGCGGTCACTGTGGGCCGACGGACGGCACAAGGGCGTGCCGGAACGGCTGGTCGCCTGGGCGATGATGGTCGAATCGGTGGACCGCCTCGCCGCCCTGCACGGCCCGCAAGCCACGGCGGGTCTTCTCGACCGGTTGAGCCAAGCCGTTCTGGACACCCCTCCGGGCACCGGGCGGGCACCGCTTCAATGAGCGGCGTGACCAACAACCGCTTCTTCGGCGCACGGTCCTGGCGGGAGGCAAAGCCGGTCGTCCTGCACCCACGCTTCTTCGACGGGTTCCGGGATTTCCTCGACGGGCGCCCGTTCGATTACCGTGGGCTGGACGGCTGGCCGCTGCTCGACCAGCACCGCTACGAGAATGGCCGCGAATTGGCCGCGGAATGCCGCGCCGCCGGAATCGCCGTCCGCTGGGGCGACCGCACGCGCATCCCGCGCGGACTGAAGGAACTTGTTTCCGGGCGCGCTCGGCGTCGCGCGAATCCTCGGATGGCCCCTAGAAGCGCAGGCCGGCCGCGGGATTGTCGATCTGGTTGAGCGGGCAGCGGCAGGTCGGGCAGGATTCTGGGAAAGGAGCGTGTTGCGCTGCTCCTCCGTCAGCGAGACGCCGGCGGCCTGCACCGCCTCGTCGATCATCCGGCGATGATAGGCGGTGGCGCCGCAGCCCTCGTCCAGCACGCCCTTCAGGTCGTCGTTCGGAATGACGCGGAACGCCGCGGCGGGACCCGACAGGGTGGCCGCGCCACCACCGACCGCGACGGCTGCGAGGGCACGCAGGATGTGACGGCGCCGGGGGGCCATGGCTGCTCCTGGGTCGGAAGAACGCTCGCCGTGGAATCTCGGTTGACGGGCGTTCCCCGTCAAGCCCGGCCTGGGCGGTTCCGGCGAAGACTTTTCTGTGATCGGAACCGGCCCGGGACCGGACGGGAGGGAGACACGACATCCCCCTCCCCACGGTCACCCGTTCGTTCAAAAAGGTTATATATACCCAATGATTGTAAATTTTTTATAAGAATCTGAATTTCAATGATGTCTTAGCGTTCCTACCCACAGCGTGATCGGATTTGTAAAGTTTAATGCCATTCCGGCATGAAAATCTTTACAATAGACGCTCGCGGCGAGTCGGATCTTTGATCCGACTCGCCGCGAGCGTAAGGGGAGCACGAGGGGACACCCTCGTTTTGCTGCAAGCAAAGCAAACCCGAGAGCCGCCAGGAGGGATGGACTCCTGCCTTCCTAAGGTTCATCCGGGACTAGGCGCAACCGCCTCATTTTTTCGAAGGTAATCGGGGGCCCCGCCGGGTCGCTCTTGTTTGTCCTGACATACGCTTCCTGTTTGCAACCACCGCGTCAAGAATGTCCGCCGCCAAGCGGCGATCAGCTTCATCGAGCAGTGACAATGCGTCCAGGAACCTCTTCTTCTGAAGATCGGCTTCCTGCGTGAACGGCACCTCGAAAAAGCTCGCGACGGGCACATCCAGTTCACGAGCAAACGTGATCAATGTGTCCACCGAAGGGCGGGAATGCCGGTTTTCTATGTTGGAAACAGCTTGGGTCGATAGACCCGCACGGGAGGCGAGTTCCTCTTGGGACACTCCCCGCGCCTGCCGAAACTCCCTCAATCTTTTAGCTATGATGTCGTGCATCCCCGCCCCCGTCGGCGACGGAGTATCAGCCGGAAGGGTCAGCTTGACCATAAACTGCTGGTGTATTATTTATCCACTAACAGAGTGGTTTGGCTGCTTGCCATTGTCAACATTTCGCACCGTTCAATGAAGGGCGATGGGTTCCGCCACGCGGTATCTATCCTTGCGCATCAAGGAGAAAGCGAACCCTTCCGGATTTCGATAGCCGTCAAAGACAGAGGAGGCACTGAATGCACGTTTCCTACGACGCCTATATTCAGAGCGGCGCTTGGCGATCGAATCCGGCCAGGGAACAGGAGCTTCAGCTTGCGGGACATCGCTGCCGGTTGTGTAACCGAAGCCATCCGAAGGTGAGGCTTGAACTCCATCACAGAAGTTATGCCCGCTTTACGCGCGAACTCGCGGAAGACCTGACGACACTGTGCTCCGAATGCCATGAGTTCGTTACCGAATGCCTTCGTCGGCGCCGGTACGCTGAGTCAAGCCGTCCATCGGTGCCCGATGTGAGGACGCCCAACCCGCGGCCGCTTCGGGACCCCTTCCTGTGGGGCGAGCCATGATGGATCAGGTTGCCAAGATGCGCCTGCATCTGGTTGGCCAAGCTGATCTGGTGATGAACTCGTCCAGGTTGGTGGACCCACTCGAACCGATTGTTCAACAGTTGCGTCTTCTCACCTCGAAGAGAAAGAAGACATTGGCGGACCATGAGCGTATTGCCGAGGTCGAATGGCATGGGGCGCTCTGGGCGTCCGAAGGGCGACCCTGCCTTTTGGCGGACGCGGTCGAGTCGTGCTTCGTGGATGCCGCTCGGAAGCTGCGACTGGGCGAAGTGGCCAAATCCGCTTTGGTGTGCCTCCGGCATTCGCCATTGCTCTACGACGGACCAGTGGACGCGGCGGCCCTTTGGAACGACCCGCGTTTCCGACTCCGGAAGGCCGTGGCGGTCAACGGCAGGCGCGTTATGAGGACGCGCCCAAGGTTTCCGCAGTGGGCCGCCGAGGTGACCGTCAGCTACCTCCCGGGGCTGCTCGACAGGGAGCAGGTGGTGCGGATCTTCGGTATCGCGGGTGACCTGGTGGGGATCGGTGATTGGAGGCCGCGCTACGGACGCTTTCGGGTCGAGATGCTTGAAAGCTCCTGAGAACAAGCTAGGCAAGCCACGGCAGAGCCAGTCAAGGCGAGGCTAGGCTTGGGCGGGAGGGGCGCCCTGCCCCTCCCCATCTCTCGACAGTGGAGTGTCCCATGCAGATGAAACCGATCATGCTTGGCGACCGTCACCGACGCGGCAGCGGCTGGCTGGTCATCTCGGAAGGCGCGGTGCGCGCCGTTCTCACGCCTGGTGAGGATGGCGTGTATTTCGGATTCGCCTGTGATCAAAGGGTCCGCCCGGAGAATGGCTATGAGGTTTTCAGCAGCCTTGACGAAGCACAGCATTGGATGACGGCTCGATTGGAGCCCCGGTCCCCTTCTACGCCCAAGACACCGGACAACGGAGAACCTCCTTGTTCCCCAACCGACTGACGGCCCCTTCTGATGAGCGTTCAGCGGCTTGAGGATCATAGGGCCGCTCGGAATAATTGGATAACGGGCGGATCGCGATCCCTTGGCGCGCATACCACACCCTTCCTGTGCTCGCTGTTATGAGAGGGCGTTATGACTGAGCGTCCTGGGAATGAATCAGGCGTGGGATCTGAAGCGCCGGAATGTGAAAACCTACTCGGCCTCTGGCGCGTCCGGCGGCCTTCAGTCGACGCGCAGGTCCGCTTGCGGACGGCATTGGTCGCTGAGGCGCGCGTCAGGCTGGACGAGGTGTCCGCGGCTACACGGGGCACGCTCTCCTCCCTCCTTCCCCGATGCGAGAGCGGCGACCCGTGGGCATGGATGCTCCTCTTCCCGCTGGTCAGAGAGACGTGGGGCCTCCCCGGCGACCAGAACCGCTGGCCGGAGATCGAGAACGGCTGTCTCGTGCTGGCGTCGCGCGCCGTCCCCCTCGCCGACTTGGTTCTCACGATGCGCCTTCACCGGGATGTCCAACACCCCCCGGACGACGCCGGAACCGACGGAAACAGGGCCGAAGCCGCGTTGAACGCCAGGTTGGAGCGCCTCCGCGTGCGCCTGGCCCGGTTCGCCGACCCGGCCGACATCGCCTCCGGGCTCGGCCTCGACATTTTGCTGGCGCCTCCTGCGGTCGACAAAGCGGCGGACGCCGTGCGGAGCGAGGAGGACCGTCAGGACGGCCCGGCCATGCGCGTGCTTCTGGCCAGCCCGCCGCCCACCGGTGACCGTGACTTCAGGCCCATCCTGGACAGGATCAGGACGACGCTCGACGGCGAGGTTCCGCTGGCCCCGGCGCCCGACCCCGACGACCTGTGCGCCGCGCTGGAACGGGAGTTCCCGTGGTTCGGCGCGGTGGTCGAGCGCGTCCACGACGACCTCCTGCTCGGCGCCCGCTGCGGCCGGACCTTCTTCGGGCTGTCCCGCCCGTTGTTGCTCGCCGGTCCGCCCGGCGTCGGGAAGACGCGGTTCGCCCACCGCCTGTCCCGGCTCGCCGGACTGCCGATGGGCATGGTCAACGCGGCGGGGGCGTCGGACAACCGGCTCCTCCAGGGCACCGCCCGAGGCTGGGGAACGGTGACGCCGTCCCTGCCGGTCCTGCTCATGCTCCGGGACAGAATGGCGAACCCGTTGGTTCTGGTGGACGAGGTGGACAAGGCGGGCGGCAGCGACCGGAACGGCCGGTTGCACCACACGCTGCTGTCGATGCTCGAGCCGTCCTCGTCCCGGCGCTGGCCGGACGAGGCTCTGGCCGTCGCCGTCGACCTGTCGCGCGTCGTGTGGCTGCTGACGGCGAACGACACGGGGGCGATCCCGGCGCTCCTGATGTCCCGGCTGGCGGTGGTCGAGGTCGGGACTCCGCGGGCGCGCGACTTCGACGCGCTGTTCGCGGGATGCTTGGCCGACGCGGCGGACGACTACGAGTGCGCCGTCGCGGTGCTGCCGGAGATCGACCCGACGGCGCTGGACGCGATGCGCGAGGGGTTCGTCCGCGGGCGCCTGCAGGCCCGCCAACTGGCCGCCCTGATCCGGCGCGCGCTGGTCGCCGGAGCCAAGGCGGAACGGAAGCTGCGGTGCTGAGCGCCCGCCCCGCTGGTGCTCAGCCTGCGGGCCGCCCACGACGATCAGGCGTCTCCGCGACCTGGGCGGCTCGCCTCCAGATCGCCTTGCCACTCGACCGTACCGTGGAGCGCCAGGGTCTTCTCCTCCTGCTTGAGGCGGATCAAACGGCGAAGCGCCTCCTCGACGACGGCCTCCTTCGTGGTCAGTCCGGTGGCCGCCATCGCCTCGGCAATCAGAGCATCATTGATGTCGATATTGGTGCGCATGTCGCACTCCCTGATGATGACATCCAACTGTTCTCACGTTCGATGCGATCCTTCGTGCTCGTGCCTTCCATCGCAGCAGGAGAGCGGTGGCAAGAAACGCTACCAGCATGATCGTCGCCGGACATCCTATACCGGATCAGTGGCCCATTTGTCGGTGCCCCGTGGGTCCGTGATCCATCTGGTCATGACCCATGGCGCCGTGGTCCATCGTGCCGTGCGCGCCGTGCATGGACATGCCGTGGACCATGGACGGGTCCAGCTTGATGGCGCTGGCGTCGCCGGGGTAGCGGTCGACGACGCTCTCCAGGAGCCCGATCTCGTAGGTCTGGTCCCGGACGATGTCGTAGTTCATGGTGCGCAGGAAGCTGTTCTCGCCGTTCGGGTCGGCGTTGTAGTCCCGCGCCATGTCGAGCGCGCCCTGGTGGTGCGCGATCATCGCCTTGGCCCAGCGGACGTCGTACTCGTCGACCGCGCCGGATGTCGTCCAGAGGTCGAGCGCCGTCGGCGGCGGCGCCTTGATGTAGGACAGGCGGTGCTCCAGCCCCTCGGTGGCGACCGGTCGCCGGACGAGCTTGGTCGAACCGAAGTCGGCCAGCACCGTCGGCGGCTGCTCGACCTGGCGCTTCACCTCGTCGAGCACGGCGATCTCGTACTCCTGGTTGGCGATGATGGCGCCCGCCATGCGCCGCAGCACCGGGTTCCGGCCCTTGGCCAGATACTCCTCGGACATCGTCAGCGCACCCGCGTGGTGCTCGCGCATGCCATTCACGTAGTCGAGGTCGGCCTTCACGACCGCGGAGGCGACCGCGCCGCCCGAGACCAAGGCGAGCTCGTAGACGGCGGTCTCGTGCCAATCCCCGCCGCCACCGCCGTCGGCCATGACCGCCGATGCCGCAGAGAGCGCCAGGACCAGAGCCAGGGCGCTGCCCAGGAGGGCATTTTTCTTCGTCAACATGGTGCGTCTCCTCAGGCGATCGGCGTGGCGTCGTAGCCCGCGTCGGCCAGCGTGCGGACGATCAGGTCGGCGCCGACGTCGCCGTCGACGGCAAGGCGTCGGTCGGGCGGGTCGGCCTGGATGGCCGTGACGCCGGGGACGGCAGCCAGGGCTTTGCGGACGGCATTGGCGCATCCGCCGCACGTCATGCCGGGAACGGTGAACTGCAACATCGGTATCCTCCTCGACGGGGTCCCTCCGGACCGCTCCGGTTCGTCTCTGGAGGCCAGCCTCCACCTTCCAGTCATTGGAATGTCAATCACCTTCCTGCCGCATTGCGGCTGCGCAACGCGCAGCCCAGGCATGTTATCGCAGCATCACGGCGGACGGGTCACCCTTGGTCGCCCGGCGCCCGGCGCCCGCGACGGGACGATGAACTCAGTACGGGTTGCAGGAGGCGCACAGGATTCGCGTCCTTGATTGCTCCCCGGCCATCCGGTGATCTACCCTGTCCGAATGGGGATATTCAGTGGGGAAATGGTCTTGTCCGACGCGATGCGCACTCTGATCCAGCGGTGGCGGGAGGACCCGAACGCCACGTACCGCTCCTGGTTCCTGTGGGAGGAGCGGGTGAAGAACTTCCGCTCGATCCGCCGCGGCATCCAGCAGGTCGTCGCCGACATCGAGGCCGGGACCTTCGGCAACGCCTACCGCGGCTCGTCGCTGGAGACGGTGGTCCACTCCATCGCCGAGCAGCGCCAAATCTTCAAGGGCGCCGACCACGCCTTCCTGTGGAAGCCCAAGCTGCGCATCCCGGACATCTACGAGAACCCGGACAACCAACGCGCCTTCGGCCGCCTGCTCGACACGTGCGTTTGCTGCAACGCCGAGGCCCAGGTCCTCGCCGCCATCCGGCAGATCGACTCCAAGCAGATCAAGGGCCTCGGTCCGGCCGTGGCGAACCTGCTGTACTTCCTGCACCCAACCATCGTGCCGCCCTTCAACACCGCCATCGTGAACGGCTACAACGCTCTGACCGGCGCCAAGGTGAAGCTCGGAAGGTGGGACGAGTTCCTGGCCATGCGCCAGGGCATCCTGGCGCTCAACGCCCAGCACCGCGACCTGCTCTCCAACGACCTCGGCGCCGTCGGCGGCCTGCTGTTCGACGTCGGTTCGCGCCGGTATGCCGCGCCGCCGCGCGAGGACGACGCGACCGCCCGGGCCGCCTGGGAGGCGGACTTGGCCAAGGTCCGCGAGGAAAGCGCCAAGGCGACGAAGGCGGCCGCCGCCGAGCGCGAGGGCGACCGCACGCACACCGAGATCCAGGGCTGGCTGCGCGACCTCGGCAGGGCGTTGGACTACGACGTCTGGATCGCGTCGAACGACCGTGGGCGGCCTTACGACGGCGGAAAGCTCGGCGAGGGCTGCCTTGAGCGCCTGCCGGGGGCGATCGAGAAAGCCCCCGGTGCCGACGCCGTCCGGCTCATCGACGTGCTGTGGCTCGACCGCGGGAAGGCGCACGTCGCCGCCGCCTTCGAAGTCGAGCACTCCACCTCGATCTACTCGGGCATCGTCCGCATGCTCGATCTCGCGCTCGGCGGCGACGCGCACGCACTGGAGGGCCTGTTCCTGGTGGCGCCGAACGGCCGCGAGGAGGAGGTCCGCACCCAGCTGGCCCGGCCCGCCTTCTCGCGCGTGGCCGACCTCAAGGTCCGCTACCTGCCGTACGGGGAACTGGAGTCGCACCGGGAGTCCATCGCCCGGTTCGGAAGCGGCATGAAGGCCATCCACGCCATCTCGCGCACGCTCGTCTGAGCGGCGCTGGCGGGACACGCGCCACGGCGGCTTGTTGAAGAGGCAGGGGCCCCGGGGGTGCCCCTGCCGGACCATTTCCTCCCCGAGAACGATGGCTTCCGCAGTAGGCGGATATGGCTTACCCGTTCCACGAATCCGCGACCGTCGAGGTGGCCATGGCGCCAGAGCAGCTTTTCGAACGCCTGGACGACCACACGCGGCTCGCCGCGCACATGGAGAAGCCTTCCATGATGACGCTGGGCGGGCGCATGACCTACGCCTTCGACGAGGACAAGGGGCGTGCTGTCGGATCGGTCATCCGCATGAGCGGCCGTTTCCTCGACATCTCCCTGGGCGTCGACGAGGTTGTCACCGAACGCGATCCGCCGCGGCGCAAGGTGTGGGAGACCATGGGGCGCCCCCGGCTTCTGGTCATCGGTCCGTACCGCATGGGCTTCGAGATTGAACCCAAGGGGGACGGTTCGGCGCTGCGCGTGTTCATCGACTTCTCTCGCCCCGCATCGCCGGACGGGCGCATCCTTGGCATCCTGTTCGCCAGGACCTACGCCCGCTGGTGCGTGAGGCGCATGGCGGCCGATGCGGCGGACCTTGGTCGGATCAACCGGCCAACCAATCTGTGAGAGGTCGAGGAACAGCGGTTGGACGTCGACGCGATTGGTCCGGACCCGAACCCCACGCGCGCGCACTTCGGGCACCGGTTTGGCTGCTTTCCCCTTGTGCGCGGCCCAAATCGCGTCGATCCCGTGGTCCTCGACCGCTTTCTTCATCCTTGTCAGGGCGTGGTCCGAGTAGGACGGGAACTTCATGCTGCCGTGCTGGAAAACGTGGCAGCACTGGGCATCGCCGTCGATCCCGCACCATTGCCGGACCGCGTTGGCCTTTGGCGGCGTCAGCCCGCTCTTCGCCGCCAAGTCTGTGGCGCTCATCTGGAATCGCTTGCGAAGGTCGACCTCCCGGACGGCCCCGTCCTCTGCCGGATCGTCGCTCGCGATCAGCCTGACCGAAAGAGTTGAACCCCGTCATGGCAGTTCGAAGCGAGGCGATCGCCTTCAGCTTCAAGGCACCCTCCTGGGAGTGGACAACGGCGGAATGCCATCCTGGATGCCTTTATACTGTTGCCCAGTCGTTAACTGCGGTCGCGGGTGCTGTAATACCCGGTGCTGTTCCGACGTCCATCAAACGGCCCGCGCTCTCGCGTGCCGCAAAACGGGAGGAGAAGCATGTTGAGGAACATCGCCTTGGCCACCATCTTCGCCGTCGCCCTCACCGGCCCGGCGCTCGCCAACAGTTGCCCCAGGCACATGGCCGCCATCGACCAGGCGCTCGCGGCCAATCCGAAGCTGGACGCCGCGAAGTTGGCCGAGGTCAAAAAGCTCCGCGCCGACGGCGAGGCGCTCCACAAGCAGGGGAAGCATGCCGAGTCGGAGGCAACGCTCGCCCAGGCCGAGAACCTCCTCGGCATCAAGAAGTGACATCGGGCGCCACGGGGGCTGAGCAATGCCCTCACCCCCGCGGCGTCGTGCGCAGCGACTCAGCCCCTACGCGCCTTTCGGCCGACAGCGAACAGCATCCCGGCGAGCACCAGAAACACGATGGCGCCGCCGCCCCAGACCCGGACGTAGCCGGGCATCCCGAGGCTGGGGACGAAGGCGTAGACGGCGGCCAACCCCGCCCACACCGTGACGATGGCCAGGGTCAGCCAGAGTTCGTCGTTCTTCATGGCTTTTCTCCCGCGCTCAGTGCCCATGCCCGCCGCCGATGGCGATGATCGGCAGGGATTGGATCAGCTGGAACGCGACGATGGTGAAGACATACATGGCGGCGACCAGCGCGGCGACCGACACCGGCCCGGTCCACGCGGGCGCGGCGCCGACGCCGCGCGCCCCGGCCTGCCAATCGACCACGCGAACCTGTTCAGCCGTCGCGCGCCGCGACAGCAGCGTGCGCACGACGCCGTAGACGGTGACCGAGATGGCCACGGCGAAGACCGTGGCGCCAACGCCGACCAGGGCCATCAGCACCGGCCACGCCGCGGGGGCCATGCCGCCGTAGCTCACGTCGAACACCCGGCGCGGCACGCCCATGAACCCGGCCGTGATGCCCGCGGCGCCGAAGATGACCAGACCGATCGTCACCAGCAGGGGCATGCGCCTCAGCACCGCCGGGCGCCACAGGCTGCCGCCGCTCAACGCCGGGAGCATGACCATCATGGCGGCCAGGAATGTCTGGGTCAGCACGCCGACCGCGAAGAAGTGGAAGTAGCCGGGCACGAAGAAGGTGTCCGACAGCATCGGCGCCAGTTCGCCCTGGATCAGGACGAAGGCGAAGGTGATGCCGACCATCATGTTCGCCACCGCCCAGCCCAGGTTCGTCAT
This genomic stretch from Azospirillum sp. TSH58 harbors:
- a CDS encoding AAA family ATPase encodes the protein MRLARFADPADIASGLGLDILLAPPAVDKAADAVRSEEDRQDGPAMRVLLASPPPTGDRDFRPILDRIRTTLDGEVPLAPAPDPDDLCAALEREFPWFGAVVERVHDDLLLGARCGRTFFGLSRPLLLAGPPGVGKTRFAHRLSRLAGLPMGMVNAAGASDNRLLQGTARGWGTVTPSLPVLLMLRDRMANPLVLVDEVDKAGGSDRNGRLHHTLLSMLEPSSSRRWPDEALAVAVDLSRVVWLLTANDTGAIPALLMSRLAVVEVGTPRARDFDALFAGCLADAADDYECAVAVLPEIDPTALDAMREGFVRGRLQARQLAALIRRALVAGAKAERKLRC
- a CDS encoding helix-turn-helix domain-containing protein, translating into MVKLTLPADTPSPTGAGMHDIIAKRLREFRQARGVSQEELASRAGLSTQAVSNIENRHSRPSVDTLITFARELDVPVASFFEVPFTQEADLQKKRFLDALSLLDEADRRLAADILDAVVANRKRMSGQTRATRRGPRLPSKK
- a CDS encoding type II toxin-antitoxin system VapB family antitoxin, with protein sequence MRTNIDINDALIAEAMAATGLTTKEAVVEEALRRLIRLKQEEKTLALHGTVEWQGDLEASRPGRGDA
- a CDS encoding calcium-binding protein, encoding MARFSGTNAAERYLGTDSADTVYGNGGNDSLSGGLGNDFLDGGLGNDWLGDPYAGDPGNDRMYGRQGDDQLFGGAGNDWLDGGSGNDTVKGGRGDDTLVGGTGDDWLIDTLRDDGSDIFLPGAGNDHMVSYRDGATDIFRFDVAPGGFGTDDIAYFEAGVDRLEFRGFSAADLTVSTTATSTAFGFRDGSSLTVDSVGLVSGRDYVFT
- a CDS encoding SRPBCC family protein → MAYPFHESATVEVAMAPEQLFERLDDHTRLAAHMEKPSMMTLGGRMTYAFDEDKGRAVGSVIRMSGRFLDISLGVDEVVTERDPPRRKVWETMGRPRLLVIGPYRMGFEIEPKGDGSALRVFIDFSRPASPDGRILGILFARTYARWCVRRMAADAADLGRINRPTNL
- a CDS encoding DUF305 domain-containing protein, which encodes MLTKKNALLGSALALVLALSAASAVMADGGGGGDWHETAVYELALVSGGAVASAVVKADLDYVNGMREHHAGALTMSEEYLAKGRNPVLRRMAGAIIANQEYEIAVLDEVKRQVEQPPTVLADFGSTKLVRRPVATEGLEHRLSYIKAPPPTALDLWTTSGAVDEYDVRWAKAMIAHHQGALDMARDYNADPNGENSFLRTMNYDIVRDQTYEIGLLESVVDRYPGDASAIKLDPSMVHGMSMHGAHGTMDHGAMGHDQMDHGPTGHRQMGH
- a CDS encoding entericidin A/B family lipoprotein, with translation MSRAMPFPVRQIALASFVLTFAALLAGCNTIEGAGQDVQAGGRAVERAAE
- a CDS encoding heavy-metal-associated domain-containing protein; translation: MLQFTVPGMTCGGCANAVRKALAAVPGVTAIQADPPDRRLAVDGDVGADLIVRTLADAGYDATPIA
- a CDS encoding type II restriction endonuclease, with translation MRTLIQRWREDPNATYRSWFLWEERVKNFRSIRRGIQQVVADIEAGTFGNAYRGSSLETVVHSIAEQRQIFKGADHAFLWKPKLRIPDIYENPDNQRAFGRLLDTCVCCNAEAQVLAAIRQIDSKQIKGLGPAVANLLYFLHPTIVPPFNTAIVNGYNALTGAKVKLGRWDEFLAMRQGILALNAQHRDLLSNDLGAVGGLLFDVGSRRYAAPPREDDATARAAWEADLAKVREESAKATKAAAAEREGDRTHTEIQGWLRDLGRALDYDVWIASNDRGRPYDGGKLGEGCLERLPGAIEKAPGADAVRLIDVLWLDRGKAHVAAAFEVEHSTSIYSGIVRMLDLALGGDAHALEGLFLVAPNGREEEVRTQLARPAFSRVADLKVRYLPYGELESHRESIARFGSGMKAIHAISRTLV